Proteins encoded in a region of the Lepeophtheirus salmonis chromosome 6, UVic_Lsal_1.4, whole genome shotgun sequence genome:
- the LOC121119734 gene encoding SIN3-HDAC complex-associated factor, with the protein MFAFHKPKVFRSISGCCICRAKSSSSRFTDSKKYESVFQTCFNLEEKRFGEICNACVLLVKRYLKLPAGSTRHWNHVVDARSGPGIKSLSKARASRLKQKAKESNQLNKESVLDTKSVLTSIVKKQRFSSSRKSTLDIRHIQPNTSPDLGKDSPSVSDFLDMSIWKRQSVCCGTIFRGPYGEVVIDPRFLNPCGTCKKKGTNEKSKKSSSDEEDVLDTDGSADESISSSGSGCDARSPKSCDDDEGFFDKPASSSSPPTKMEVA; encoded by the exons ATGTTTGCGTTTCATAAACCAAAAGTATTCCGATCAATAAGTGGATGTTGCATCTGCAGGGCCAAGTCTAGTAG ttCAAGATTCACGGATAGTAAAAAGTATGAATCAGTTTTCCAAACCTGTTTCAACCTGGAAGAAAAACGATTTGGTGAGATTTGCAATGCTTGTGTCCTTCTAGTCAAACGTTACCTTAAACTCCCAGCCGGATCAACGCGTCATTGGAATCATGTTGTTGATGCAAGGAGTGGGCCTGGAATTAAGTCCTTATCGAAAGCTAGAGCGAGTAGACTTAAGCAAAAAGCAAAGGAATCAAATCAACTGAACAAAGAGAGTGTGTTAGATACGAAATCCGTGTTGACATCTATAGTCAAAAAGCAGCGTTTTTCTTCTTCAAGGAAAAGTACTCTTGATATAAGACACATTCAACCAAACACTTCACCAGATCTTGGAAAGGATTCCCCCTCAGTATCTGATTTTTTGGACATGAGCATTTGGAAAAG GCAAAGTGTTTGTTGTGGAACGATATTCCGTGGACCTTATGGAGAGGTTGTTATTGATCCCCGATTTCTTAATCCATGTGGCACATGTAAAAAGAAAGGTACTAATGAAAAGTCCAAAAAAAGTTCTTCTGATGAAGAAGACGTTTTAGATACTGATGGAAGCGCAGACGAGTCAATTAGTAGTAGTGGTAGCGGATGTGATGCAAGGAGTCCAAAAAGTTGCGACGATGACGAAGGTTTTTTTGATAAACCGGCATCAAGTTCCTCACCACCTACTAAAATGGAAGTAGCATGA